A region of Drosophila suzukii chromosome 2L, CBGP_Dsuzu_IsoJpt1.0, whole genome shotgun sequence DNA encodes the following proteins:
- the step gene encoding cytohesin-1 isoform X3 has translation MYKFLYRKIVNRTKTKQIKDELNEVVSEMEALDVPEDCKHSNKDKQMSIGRKKFNMDPKKGIEYLVENRLLRHDPQDVAHFLYKGEGLNKTAIGDYLGEKNDFNEDVLKAFVALHDFTNLILVQALRQFLWSFRLPGEAQKIDRMMETFAQRYCQLNPDIFTNTDTCYVLSFAIIMLNTSLHNPSVKDKPTVEQFISMNRGINNGGDLPRGLLESLYESIRTEPFKIPQDDGNDLMHTFFNPDKEGWLWKQGGRYKSWKRRWFILNDNCLYYFEYTTDKEPRGIIPLENISVREIHDRSKPHCFELYASGGAEIIKACKTDSEGKVVEGKHTVYRMSAATEEDQQEWVKRLTQSISHNPFYDILVQRKKKALSNS, from the exons CAAATCAAAGATGAACTCAACGAAGTTGTCTCGGAAATGGAGGCACTCGATGTGCCCGAAGACTGCAAGCATTCCAATAAGGACAAGCAGATGTCCATTGGCCGCAAAAAGTTCAATATGGATCCGAAAAAAG GCATTGAGTATCTCGTAGAGAATAGACTGCTGCGTCACGATCCCCAGGATGTGGCACATTTCCTCTACAAGGGCGAGGGACTGAATAAAACCGCCATTG GCGATTACCTTGGCGAAAAGAACGATTTTAATGAGGATGTGCTGAAGGCCTTTGTGGCGCTCCACGATTTTACCAATCTCATTCTAGTGCAGGCCCTCAG ACAATTTCTGTGGTCATTTCGCTTGCCCGGCGAGGCGCAAAAGATCGACCGCATGATGGAGACCTTCGCACAGCGCTATTGCCAACTGAATCCGGATATATTCACCAACACGGACACCTGCTACGTGCTCAGCTTCGCCATTATAATGCTCAATACATCGCTGCACAATCCATCG GTTAAAGACAAACCCACCGTTGAGCAATTCATATCGATGAATCGTGGCATCAACAACGGCGGAGATTTGCCCCGCGGCCTGCTGGAGTCCCTCTACGAGTCCATTCGAACGGAGCCATTCAAAATACCCCAAGACGATGGCAATGATCTGATGCACACCTTCTTCAATCCCGACAAGGAGGGCTGGCTGTGGAAGCAAGGCGGCAG ATACAAATCGTGGAAACGACGTTGGTTTATTTTGAACGACAATTGCCTATACTATTTTGAATATACCACCGATAAGGAGCCGCGCGGCATTATTCCCCTGGAGAACATATCGGTACGCGAGATTCACGATCGCAGCAAACCGCACTGCTTTGAGCTCTATGCCTCTGGCGGTGCCGAGATCATTAAGGCCTGCAAGACTGACTCCGAGGGCAAG GTGGTTGAGGGCAAGCATACGGTGTACCGCATGTCCGCTGCCACGGAGGAGGACCAGCAGGAGTGGGTCAAGCGGCTGACGCAGTCCATCAGCCACAATCCGTTCTATGACATCCTAGTACAAAGAAAGAAGAAGGCGCTCAGCAACAGTTAA
- the step gene encoding uncharacterized protein step isoform X1: MASLHQKRPSISNWFSSLRRQPKNKKSSSGLGGSGSFGSKHQLQRSCFDLSSGDGIGSGAVNVGVGVGFSTKGSPGSRLSSSTFYINPRNASSPGGKDDRRRLVETGSSSSGSSLSSVCTRCFCNLLTKHEASKEVTPKPTPKISPKPPVKPRSPSLAPYTSVATYNITNLSPDSPPPASPTLSTETVSCSDMTRKVTEVQRLPCPDEPNMAILSKRTEYQHTTTTTTTRTMVISRPVEILLNEKGEIISRRSPRKIRSNSLGCMLDVDVDSEKEMGLGLGMGMGMDNPGLQLETDPSSGLSSPLTPDTGDLRFIDDSSNSPSESERNSISNNNNNVNHNNNNDSSSKRGSQQSNLCESCRTLLERNRSNAEQSGNLVILRRPGKQIKDELNEVVSEMEALDVPEDCKHSNKDKQMSIGRKKFNMDPKKGIEYLVENRLLRHDPQDVAHFLYKGEGLNKTAIGDYLGEKNDFNEDVLKAFVALHDFTNLILVQALRQFLWSFRLPGEAQKIDRMMETFAQRYCQLNPDIFTNTDTCYVLSFAIIMLNTSLHNPSVKDKPTVEQFISMNRGINNGGDLPRGLLESLYESIRTEPFKIPQDDGNDLMHTFFNPDKEGWLWKQGGRYKSWKRRWFILNDNCLYYFEYTTDKEPRGIIPLENISVREIHDRSKPHCFELYASGGAEIIKACKTDSEGKVVEGKHTVYRMSAATEEDQQEWVKRLTQSISHNPFYDILVQRKKKALSNS; the protein is encoded by the exons ATGGCCTCGCTGCACCAGAAGCGTCCCAGCATCAGTAACTGGTTCTCCTCGCTGCGCCGGCAGCCCAAGAATAAGAAGAGCTCCTCGGGATTGGGGGGCAGTGGAAGCTTTGGCAGCAAGCATCAGTTGCAGAGGAGCTGCTTTGACCTCTCCTCCGGCGATGGTATTGGAAGTGGTGCTGTAAATgtgggcgtgggcgtgggATTCTCCACAAAGGGATCGCCCGGAAGTCGTCTGAGCAGCAGCACCTTCTATATTAATCCACGGAATGCATCCTCGCCAGGAGGCAAGGACGATCGCCGTCGTCTGGTGGAAACGGGCAGCAGTAGTAGTGGTAGTAGCTTGAGCAGCGTTTGCACTCGCTGTTTTTGTAATCTGCTCACCAAGCATGAGGCCAGCAAGGAGGTCACACCCAAACCCACCCCCAAGATCTCCCCAAAACCCCCGGTTAAACCCCGCTCCCCTTCGCTGGCACCCTACACCAGCGTGGCCACATACAACATCACCAATCTATCGCCTGATAGCCCACCTCCAGCCAGTCCCACATTGAGCACCGAAACTGTTAGCTGCAGTGATATGACCCGCAAGGTCACCGAAGTGCAACGCCTGCCCTGCCCCGATGAACCCAACATGGCGATCCTCAGCAAACGAACGGAGTACcagcacaccaccaccacgaCGACGACCAGGACCATGGTTATTTCGCGACCCGTGGAAATCCTATTGAATGAGAAGGGAGAGATCATCTCAAGACGATCCCCGCGTAAAATACGGTCCAACTCGTTGGGTTGCATGCTGGATGTAGATGTGGATAGTGAAAAGGAAATGGGTTTGGGCTTGGGCATGGGAATGGGCATGGACAATCCCGGATTGCAACTGGAAACGGATCCCAGTTCGGGTCTGAGTTCACCGCTGACACCCGATACCGGCGATCTGCGCTTCATCGACGATAGCTCCAATTCCCCCAGTGAATCCGAGCGAAACTCGAtcagcaataacaacaacaatgtgaaccacaataacaacaacgacagcagcagcaaaaggGGCAGCCAGCAATCGAATCTCTGCGAGAGTTGTCGCACACTCCTCGAGAGAAACCGCAGCAATGCGGAGCAGAGTGGCAACCTGGTCATCCTCAGGCGGCCGGGAAAG CAAATCAAAGATGAACTCAACGAAGTTGTCTCGGAAATGGAGGCACTCGATGTGCCCGAAGACTGCAAGCATTCCAATAAGGACAAGCAGATGTCCATTGGCCGCAAAAAGTTCAATATGGATCCGAAAAAAG GCATTGAGTATCTCGTAGAGAATAGACTGCTGCGTCACGATCCCCAGGATGTGGCACATTTCCTCTACAAGGGCGAGGGACTGAATAAAACCGCCATTG GCGATTACCTTGGCGAAAAGAACGATTTTAATGAGGATGTGCTGAAGGCCTTTGTGGCGCTCCACGATTTTACCAATCTCATTCTAGTGCAGGCCCTCAG ACAATTTCTGTGGTCATTTCGCTTGCCCGGCGAGGCGCAAAAGATCGACCGCATGATGGAGACCTTCGCACAGCGCTATTGCCAACTGAATCCGGATATATTCACCAACACGGACACCTGCTACGTGCTCAGCTTCGCCATTATAATGCTCAATACATCGCTGCACAATCCATCG GTTAAAGACAAACCCACCGTTGAGCAATTCATATCGATGAATCGTGGCATCAACAACGGCGGAGATTTGCCCCGCGGCCTGCTGGAGTCCCTCTACGAGTCCATTCGAACGGAGCCATTCAAAATACCCCAAGACGATGGCAATGATCTGATGCACACCTTCTTCAATCCCGACAAGGAGGGCTGGCTGTGGAAGCAAGGCGGCAG ATACAAATCGTGGAAACGACGTTGGTTTATTTTGAACGACAATTGCCTATACTATTTTGAATATACCACCGATAAGGAGCCGCGCGGCATTATTCCCCTGGAGAACATATCGGTACGCGAGATTCACGATCGCAGCAAACCGCACTGCTTTGAGCTCTATGCCTCTGGCGGTGCCGAGATCATTAAGGCCTGCAAGACTGACTCCGAGGGCAAG GTGGTTGAGGGCAAGCATACGGTGTACCGCATGTCCGCTGCCACGGAGGAGGACCAGCAGGAGTGGGTCAAGCGGCTGACGCAGTCCATCAGCCACAATCCGTTCTATGACATCCTAGTACAAAGAAAGAAGAAGGCGCTCAGCAACAGTTAA